The following proteins come from a genomic window of Athalia rosae chromosome 1, iyAthRosa1.1, whole genome shotgun sequence:
- the LOC105684157 gene encoding cilia- and flagella-associated protein 43-like isoform X1, with amino-acid sequence MEYAETETRWVKFGNIEDLVLIGKDVVGCAWGVYLRFHNLNTGESRTEKFGHETKSDGASCLAGHPVVSMFAIAERKPNPRVLIFTYPEMTKVSTCSNGAPNGFLGSVFAGTEYLVTLSSFPHFEITLWQWRTGEKVAVRNTSISDPRQPIKCSTTAPHTISQLGLKTGRLFVHEISVCSRIISLLPTEIKNFNERVASVSWAFDGNLVACDIFGNVFTMGSDGRRRSLIIHADGTACGVREKKIPMVAATQTGILVVDVNSQIRFYKKSSTERRPSDALWESRWELRAPSHPTKVLVHPQRNSSLFWGERGDFWEIFLEDSTKTPVPDLKYSQGSRYLAVAWAYPGAQCFTSLDKFCQLNAFEPMTGICTGKLSLKGEGEALCIVSHPDIPVVAVTTDTGKCLLISLYRVSDPILLTSFHLHDLPLDIAKFSYTGQTLAVACSNNGAFFFLKGEPGSQMYVQSYLETGRQIVDFLLYEDEDGSAKLLALIVTNTSAVVGDIIVAYTRKAGDNVFLEENYIVELLSAFKSLHYGPKDSNDVIGAPYLSRQIQRFEIQNNFTEIELVQALPSGHQLRNPRVYADRHHVVTAGFDGLVIVRDGVNLEKVIAVFAPHHRREGGAKMAMISPCGSAILSLGRNGTLVLTKLNYREPNARLLGQAAIKLDSPVMQRMFSKPTWGFVPEDIDDDGKSWVECQKAIERRNENRLSLAARADIRDDFQRLKTQIIALLDANERADANERLPIFEFDLDKEGRILKIERAAEARAELEIQLDKEMREEDRIVSFVLKTCWEPMMVQARSIYAIFGDTCVDNYPLVARTGEEEKEQKWAHYTKTLSMEISNLEPPENRQQKVKISSVFDLTPSSDENEENGDVARAEAIALTGTTTHRWVQRDSMHFNQLQTYNYTQSAMESVFTRGEIHKLKIHFNKLFDDMMSTKKREMEIVAERMAKLRHVARELRTMFQVDLEASIPSDPIWYPIEKPETIITVTDEETSIKPYVSPEEQKIIEERNRAEEKYRRDILADDFREKTLTETMDGLLEVRWEDEVKKDIPKPSCLLETDPAHYTEENIEEIKEYEAKVEKLKIERERYRELLLNDFHQTTRDMQEGIRNFNEKLDAFSVEKVKLESAVLQETLRLLRSKWRDLGKSQRMEMISDVKDNELLPATRYSQELIEELALLDVAVADLRNRYESLCKREKMMDEKFRGEFADLKPPIVEHLARHYKKRPRAGKACTCTSITFLTELGRCVISGDPADVLPPENVEFLRGMNNLDVMPNNLPPQIDSNHWGHLCKLRRTKVETEIRVKCCAVELAEAEQTVALYQRMITASQNRIGQLKEALREHRISRQRFVEDMEVQLVLKMGQIEVPALLGNVNDFSDAVLVPADEVRAVNDAIVDAGRLKLSAMKRTMDFRRGILCKEWQHSYMCKSLEDLRAEVKLLEDVKVTKEIQDYVRRGTASSTKEKDVQTFEREVESMNLRFERMVEAERKHLENLRQQTKHWKSRNERLDAMIERISVTNARNSSDVKKEVIDKESKFTNSRMEAIMKRTRLVKDVQVSYNELLGLQSELELLRLKTYPTLKFKSEGRKEPAICKKDGSDT; translated from the exons atggaatacgCAGAAACGGAAACTAG ATGGGTAAAATTCGGAAACATAGAAGACCTTGTCTTGATCGGAAAGGACGTTGTCGGTTGTGCGTGGGGCGTTTATCTCCGTTTCCACAACTTGAATACCGGCGAAAGCCGCACAGAGAAATTTGGTCATGAGACGAAAAGCGATGGGGCATCCTGCCTGGCGGGACATCCG GTGGTCTCGATGTTCGCGATCGCAGAGAGAAAACCGAACCCCAGAGTCCTGATATTTACGTATCCAGAAATGACGAAAGTTTCCACCTGCAGTAACGGCGCCCCGAACGGGTTCCTGGGCAGCGTATTCGCGGGAACGGAATACCTGGTCACTCTGTCGTCGTTCCCCCACTTTGAAATCACGCTGTGGCAGTGGCGAACGGGTGAAAAAGTGGCAGTAAGAAACACGAGTATTTCGGATCCGAGGCAGCCCATTAA ATGTTCGACGACGGCGCCTCACACGATATCCCAACTTGGATTGAAAACCGGAAGACTTTTCGTACACGAGATCAGCGTGTGCTCTCGTATCATATCCCTGCTTCCgacggagataaaaaatttcaacgaaaggGTGGCGTCGGTCAGCTGGGCCTTCGACGGAAATTTGGTGGCCTGCGATATTTTTGGCAACGTTTTCACCATGGGTAGCGACGGAAGAAGACGCAGTTTGATCATCCACGCCGATGGTACGGCGTGCGgagttcgcgaaaaaaaaatcccgatgGTCGCGGCAACTCAAACTGGAATCCTGGTCGTCGATGTCAACTCCCAAATACGA TTTTACAAAAAATCATCAACCGAACGGCGTCCGAGTGACGCGCTCTGGGAATCACGGTGGGAACTCCGAGCCCCCTCTCACCCGACAAAGGTCTTGGTGCACCCCCAAAGGAACAGTTCTTTATTCTGGGGAGAGCGAGGAGATTTCTGGGAAATATTTTTAGAAGATTCCACAAAAACTCCGGTCCCCGATTTGAAGTACAGCCAGGGTTCTCGCTACTTGGCAGTCGCCTGGGCTTACCCCGGAGCGCAGTGTTTTACCTCGTTGGACAAATTTTGCCAGCTGAACGCTTTCGAACCGATGACGGGAATCTGCACGGGGAAACTGTCCCTGAAGGGCGAGGGAGAAG ctctttgcatcgtgtctcatCCGGACATACCCGTTGTCGCGGTGACCACGGATACCGGAAAGTGTCTCCTCATCAGTTTGTACAGGGTATCAGATCCGATACTCTTAACGTCTTTTCATCTCCACGATCTACCTTTAGATATCGCTAAGTTTTCGTACACCGGCCAGACGTTGGCTGTAGCATGCTCGAATAAtggagcttttttctttcttaaagGAGAGCCAGGGTCTCAAATGTACGTGCAGAGTTATTTGGAGACAGGAagacag atagTGGATTTTCTCCTATACGAAGATGAAGATGGGAGCGCCAAGCTTCTCGCGCTAATCGTAACGAATACCTCAGCGGTTGTGGGTGATATAATAGTTGCGTACACGCGTAAAGCCGGGGATAATGTTTTTCTGGAGGAGAATTACATCGTGGAGTTGCTGAGCGCATTTAAATCGTTACATTACGGTCCGAAAGACAGCAATGACGTGATAGGAGCACCTTATCTGTCTCGGCAGATCCAGCGCTTCGAAATTCAG AATAACTTCACGGAGATAGAACTCGTCCAAGCCCTACCATCTGGTCATCAGCTTAGAAATCCCAGGGTTTACGCGGACCGTCATCACGTAGTAACGGCGGGTTTCGATGGCCTAGTTATCGTCAGAGACGGAGTTAACCTGGAGAAGGTCATCGCGGTCTTCGCGCCGCATCATCGTCGTGAGGGTGGGGCGAAAATGGCAATGATATCGCCGTGCGGCTCGGCGATTTTATCTCTCGGGCGGAACGGCACTCTGGTACTCACAAAACTAAA ctaCCGCGAGCCGAACGCGAGGCTACTGGGTCAAGCAGCGATCAAATTAGATTCTCCCGTGATGCAACGTATGTTTTCAAAGCCCACATGGGGATTCGTACCCGAAGACATCGATGACGATGGTAAAAGCTGGGTAGAATGTCAAAAGGCGATAGAACGCAGGAATGAAAATCGACTGTCACTCGCCGCCAGGGCTGACATCAGAGACGACTTTCAGCGATTGAAGACCCAG ATAATCGCTCTGCTCGATGCTAATGAGAGAGCGGATGCGAACGAGCGGTTGCCGATATTCGAGTTTGATCTCGACAAAGAAGGGAGAATCCTGAAGATCGAGAGGGCGGCCGAGGCACGAGCGGAGCTCGAGATCCAGTTGGACAAAGAAATGCGAGAAGAGGACAGGATAGTATCGTTCGTACTGAAGACCTGCTGGGAACCGATGATGGTCCAAGCTAGGTCGATCTACGCGATATTcggcgatacctgcgttgacAATTATCCGCTCGTCGCGAGAAccggggaagaagaaaaggaacaaAAGTGGGCGCATTACACGAAGACGCTCTCCATGGAGATTTCAAA CCTCGAGCCCCCCGAAAACCGTCAACAGAAAGTGAAAATCTCGTCGGTATTCGATCTTACCCCTTCGTCGgacgaaaacgaagaaaatggagACGTCGCGCGGGCCGAGGCTATAGCCTTGACGGGGACCACCACGCATCGTTGGGTGCAACGCGATTCCATGCACTTCAATCAACTGCAGACTTACAACTACACGCAAAGCGCGATGGAGAGTGTTTTTACACGGGGAGAAATCCACAAGCTGAAG ATTCACTTCAACAAACTCTTCGACGATATGATGTCTACGAAGAAACGTGAAATGGAGATAGTGGCGGAGAGGATGGCGAAATTGAGACACGTGGCGAGGGAACTCCGGACGATGTTCCAGGTGGACTTGGAAGCTTCGATTCCATCAGATCCCATCTGGTATCCTATCGAAAAACCGGAAACCATCATAACGGTGACCGACGAAGAAACGTCTATCAAACCCTACGTATCGCCGGAAGaacagaaaataattgaggAAAGGAATCGTGCCGAAGAAAAGTATAGAAGAGACATTTTAGCTGACGATTTCCGGGAGAAAACCCTGACGGAAACGATGGACGGCCTTCTGGAAGTCAG GTGGGAAGACGAAGTCAAAAAAGATATACCCAAGCCCTCCTGTTTGCTGGAAACTGACCCTGCTCACTATACCgaagaaaatatcgaagagATCAAGGAGTACGAAGCtaaggttgaaaaattgaagatcgaACGCGAACGGTACCGGGAGCTTTTGCTTAACGATTTCCACCAAACGACTC GAGACATGCAGGAGGGCATAAGAAACTTCAACGAAAAACTCGATGCATTTTCTGTAGAAAAGGTAAAGCTCGAATCCGCCGTTCTCCAGGAGACCCTCAGACTGCTGCGATCCAAATGGAGAGATCTAGGAAAATCTCAACGAATGGAAATGATATCGGACGTGAAGGACAACGAATTGCTACCGGCGACAAGGTACAGCCAGGAACTGATAGAAGAACTGGCGTTGCTCGACGTAGCCGTTGCGGACTTGCGAAACCGTTACGAATCGTTGTGCAAGcgtgaaaaaatgatggacgaaaaatttcgaggtgAATTCGCAGACCTGAAACCACCGATCGTCGAACATTTAGCGAGGCATTACAAGAAGAGGCCAAGAGCCGGAAAAGCCTGCACATGCACCTCGATCACTTTTCTCACGGAACTCGGCAGGTGCGTTATCAGCGGGGATCCCGCGGACGTACTACCACCGGAAAATGTCGAGTTTCTCAGGGGAATGAACAATTTAGATGTCATGCCGAACAATCTGCCTCCTCAAATCGACAGTAACCACTGGGGCCACTTGTGTAAATTGAGGAGAACGAAAGTGGAGACAGAAATAAGG GTAAAATGCTGCGCCGTAGAACTAGCCGAAGCTGAACAAACGGTCGCTCTGTATCAGAGGATGATTACAGCGAGCCAAAACCGAATCGGTCAACTGAAAGAGGCGCTCAGAGAGCACCGGATCTCAAGGCAAAGATTCGTCGAAGATATGGAGGTCCAGTTGGTCCTGAAGATGGGTCAGATCGAAGTACCTGCTCTCCTTGGCAACGTGAACGACTTTTCCGATGCGGTGTTGGTCCCTGCGGACGAGGTCAGAGCCGTCAACGACGCCATCGTCGACGCAGGTCGTCTGAAACTCTCCGCGATGAAGAGGACGATGGACTTTCGAAGGGGAATACTCTGCAAGGAGTGGCAACACTCTTACATGTGCAAATCTCTCGAGGATCTCAGGGCGGAAGTTAAATTATTGGAAGACGTTAAG GTGACCAAGGAGATACAAGATTACGTGAGGAGAGGCACCGCAAGTTCAACGAAGGAGAAGGACGTGCAGACGTTCGAGAGAGAAGTGGAGTCTATGAATCTA AGATTCGAGAGGATGGTCGAAGCCGAGCGAAAACATTTGGAGAATTTACGACAGCAGACCAAACACTGGAAAAGTAGAAACGAAAGACTAGACGCTATGATAGAAAGGATAAGCGTAACGAACGCCCGTAATTCTTCGGACGTTAAAAAAGAGGTGATTGACAAAGAGAGCAAGTTCACAAATAGCAGAATGGAAGCCATCATGAAGAGAACTAGATTGGTTAAGGACGTACAAGTCAGCTACAACGAGCTTCTCGGCTTACAATCCGAATTAGAACTCCTCAGGCTCAAGACCTATCCTACTTTGAAATTCAAGTCTGAAGGTCGGAAAGAACCGGCGATATGTAAGAAAGACGGCTCCGATACGTAG
- the LOC105684157 gene encoding cilia- and flagella-associated protein 43-like isoform X5 gives MEYAETETRWVKFGNIEDLVLIGKDVVGCAWGVYLRFHNLNTGESRTEKFGHETKSDGASCLAGHPVVSMFAIAERKPNPRVLIFTYPEMTKVSTCSNGAPNGFLGSVFAGTEYLVTLSSFPHFEITLWQWRTGEKVAVRNTSISDPRQPIKCSTTAPHTISQLGLKTGRLFVHEISVCSRIISLLPTEIKNFNERVASVSWAFDGNLVACDIFGNVFTMGSDGRRRSLIIHADGTACGVREKKIPMVAATQTGILVVDVNSQIRFYKKSSTERRPSDALWESRWELRAPSHPTKVLVHPQRNSSLFWGERGDFWEIFLEDSTKTPVPDLKYSQGSRYLAVAWAYPGAQCFTSLDKFCQLNAFEPMTGICTGKLSLKGEGEGEPGSQMYVQSYLETGRQIVDFLLYEDEDGSAKLLALIVTNTSAVVGDIIVAYTRKAGDNVFLEENYIVELLSAFKSLHYGPKDSNDVIGAPYLSRQIQRFEIQNNFTEIELVQALPSGHQLRNPRVYADRHHVVTAGFDGLVIVRDGVNLEKVIAVFAPHHRREGGAKMAMISPCGSAILSLGRNGTLVLTKLNYREPNARLLGQAAIKLDSPVMQRMFSKPTWGFVPEDIDDDGKSWVECQKAIERRNENRLSLAARADIRDDFQRLKTQIIALLDANERADANERLPIFEFDLDKEGRILKIERAAEARAELEIQLDKEMREEDRIVSFVLKTCWEPMMVQARSIYAIFGDTCVDNYPLVARTGEEEKEQKWAHYTKTLSMEISNLEPPENRQQKVKISSVFDLTPSSDENEENGDVARAEAIALTGTTTHRWVQRDSMHFNQLQTYNYTQSAMESVFTRGEIHKLKIHFNKLFDDMMSTKKREMEIVAERMAKLRHVARELRTMFQVDLEASIPSDPIWYPIEKPETIITVTDEETSIKPYVSPEEQKIIEERNRAEEKYRRDILADDFREKTLTETMDGLLEVRWEDEVKKDIPKPSCLLETDPAHYTEENIEEIKEYEAKVEKLKIERERYRELLLNDFHQTTRDMQEGIRNFNEKLDAFSVEKVKLESAVLQETLRLLRSKWRDLGKSQRMEMISDVKDNELLPATRYSQELIEELALLDVAVADLRNRYESLCKREKMMDEKFRGEFADLKPPIVEHLARHYKKRPRAGKACTCTSITFLTELGRCVISGDPADVLPPENVEFLRGMNNLDVMPNNLPPQIDSNHWGHLCKLRRTKVETEIRVKCCAVELAEAEQTVALYQRMITASQNRIGQLKEALREHRISRQRFVEDMEVQLVLKMGQIEVPALLGNVNDFSDAVLVPADEVRAVNDAIVDAGRLKLSAMKRTMDFRRGILCKEWQHSYMCKSLEDLRAEVKLLEDVKVTKEIQDYVRRGTASSTKEKDVQTFEREVESMNLRFERMVEAERKHLENLRQQTKHWKSRNERLDAMIERISVTNARNSSDVKKEVIDKESKFTNSRMEAIMKRTRLVKDVQVSYNELLGLQSELELLRLKTYPTLKFKSEGRKEPAICKKDGSDT, from the exons atggaatacgCAGAAACGGAAACTAG ATGGGTAAAATTCGGAAACATAGAAGACCTTGTCTTGATCGGAAAGGACGTTGTCGGTTGTGCGTGGGGCGTTTATCTCCGTTTCCACAACTTGAATACCGGCGAAAGCCGCACAGAGAAATTTGGTCATGAGACGAAAAGCGATGGGGCATCCTGCCTGGCGGGACATCCG GTGGTCTCGATGTTCGCGATCGCAGAGAGAAAACCGAACCCCAGAGTCCTGATATTTACGTATCCAGAAATGACGAAAGTTTCCACCTGCAGTAACGGCGCCCCGAACGGGTTCCTGGGCAGCGTATTCGCGGGAACGGAATACCTGGTCACTCTGTCGTCGTTCCCCCACTTTGAAATCACGCTGTGGCAGTGGCGAACGGGTGAAAAAGTGGCAGTAAGAAACACGAGTATTTCGGATCCGAGGCAGCCCATTAA ATGTTCGACGACGGCGCCTCACACGATATCCCAACTTGGATTGAAAACCGGAAGACTTTTCGTACACGAGATCAGCGTGTGCTCTCGTATCATATCCCTGCTTCCgacggagataaaaaatttcaacgaaaggGTGGCGTCGGTCAGCTGGGCCTTCGACGGAAATTTGGTGGCCTGCGATATTTTTGGCAACGTTTTCACCATGGGTAGCGACGGAAGAAGACGCAGTTTGATCATCCACGCCGATGGTACGGCGTGCGgagttcgcgaaaaaaaaatcccgatgGTCGCGGCAACTCAAACTGGAATCCTGGTCGTCGATGTCAACTCCCAAATACGA TTTTACAAAAAATCATCAACCGAACGGCGTCCGAGTGACGCGCTCTGGGAATCACGGTGGGAACTCCGAGCCCCCTCTCACCCGACAAAGGTCTTGGTGCACCCCCAAAGGAACAGTTCTTTATTCTGGGGAGAGCGAGGAGATTTCTGGGAAATATTTTTAGAAGATTCCACAAAAACTCCGGTCCCCGATTTGAAGTACAGCCAGGGTTCTCGCTACTTGGCAGTCGCCTGGGCTTACCCCGGAGCGCAGTGTTTTACCTCGTTGGACAAATTTTGCCAGCTGAACGCTTTCGAACCGATGACGGGAATCTGCACGGGGAAACTGTCCCTGAAGGGCGAGGGAGAAG GAGAGCCAGGGTCTCAAATGTACGTGCAGAGTTATTTGGAGACAGGAagacag atagTGGATTTTCTCCTATACGAAGATGAAGATGGGAGCGCCAAGCTTCTCGCGCTAATCGTAACGAATACCTCAGCGGTTGTGGGTGATATAATAGTTGCGTACACGCGTAAAGCCGGGGATAATGTTTTTCTGGAGGAGAATTACATCGTGGAGTTGCTGAGCGCATTTAAATCGTTACATTACGGTCCGAAAGACAGCAATGACGTGATAGGAGCACCTTATCTGTCTCGGCAGATCCAGCGCTTCGAAATTCAG AATAACTTCACGGAGATAGAACTCGTCCAAGCCCTACCATCTGGTCATCAGCTTAGAAATCCCAGGGTTTACGCGGACCGTCATCACGTAGTAACGGCGGGTTTCGATGGCCTAGTTATCGTCAGAGACGGAGTTAACCTGGAGAAGGTCATCGCGGTCTTCGCGCCGCATCATCGTCGTGAGGGTGGGGCGAAAATGGCAATGATATCGCCGTGCGGCTCGGCGATTTTATCTCTCGGGCGGAACGGCACTCTGGTACTCACAAAACTAAA ctaCCGCGAGCCGAACGCGAGGCTACTGGGTCAAGCAGCGATCAAATTAGATTCTCCCGTGATGCAACGTATGTTTTCAAAGCCCACATGGGGATTCGTACCCGAAGACATCGATGACGATGGTAAAAGCTGGGTAGAATGTCAAAAGGCGATAGAACGCAGGAATGAAAATCGACTGTCACTCGCCGCCAGGGCTGACATCAGAGACGACTTTCAGCGATTGAAGACCCAG ATAATCGCTCTGCTCGATGCTAATGAGAGAGCGGATGCGAACGAGCGGTTGCCGATATTCGAGTTTGATCTCGACAAAGAAGGGAGAATCCTGAAGATCGAGAGGGCGGCCGAGGCACGAGCGGAGCTCGAGATCCAGTTGGACAAAGAAATGCGAGAAGAGGACAGGATAGTATCGTTCGTACTGAAGACCTGCTGGGAACCGATGATGGTCCAAGCTAGGTCGATCTACGCGATATTcggcgatacctgcgttgacAATTATCCGCTCGTCGCGAGAAccggggaagaagaaaaggaacaaAAGTGGGCGCATTACACGAAGACGCTCTCCATGGAGATTTCAAA CCTCGAGCCCCCCGAAAACCGTCAACAGAAAGTGAAAATCTCGTCGGTATTCGATCTTACCCCTTCGTCGgacgaaaacgaagaaaatggagACGTCGCGCGGGCCGAGGCTATAGCCTTGACGGGGACCACCACGCATCGTTGGGTGCAACGCGATTCCATGCACTTCAATCAACTGCAGACTTACAACTACACGCAAAGCGCGATGGAGAGTGTTTTTACACGGGGAGAAATCCACAAGCTGAAG ATTCACTTCAACAAACTCTTCGACGATATGATGTCTACGAAGAAACGTGAAATGGAGATAGTGGCGGAGAGGATGGCGAAATTGAGACACGTGGCGAGGGAACTCCGGACGATGTTCCAGGTGGACTTGGAAGCTTCGATTCCATCAGATCCCATCTGGTATCCTATCGAAAAACCGGAAACCATCATAACGGTGACCGACGAAGAAACGTCTATCAAACCCTACGTATCGCCGGAAGaacagaaaataattgaggAAAGGAATCGTGCCGAAGAAAAGTATAGAAGAGACATTTTAGCTGACGATTTCCGGGAGAAAACCCTGACGGAAACGATGGACGGCCTTCTGGAAGTCAG GTGGGAAGACGAAGTCAAAAAAGATATACCCAAGCCCTCCTGTTTGCTGGAAACTGACCCTGCTCACTATACCgaagaaaatatcgaagagATCAAGGAGTACGAAGCtaaggttgaaaaattgaagatcgaACGCGAACGGTACCGGGAGCTTTTGCTTAACGATTTCCACCAAACGACTC GAGACATGCAGGAGGGCATAAGAAACTTCAACGAAAAACTCGATGCATTTTCTGTAGAAAAGGTAAAGCTCGAATCCGCCGTTCTCCAGGAGACCCTCAGACTGCTGCGATCCAAATGGAGAGATCTAGGAAAATCTCAACGAATGGAAATGATATCGGACGTGAAGGACAACGAATTGCTACCGGCGACAAGGTACAGCCAGGAACTGATAGAAGAACTGGCGTTGCTCGACGTAGCCGTTGCGGACTTGCGAAACCGTTACGAATCGTTGTGCAAGcgtgaaaaaatgatggacgaaaaatttcgaggtgAATTCGCAGACCTGAAACCACCGATCGTCGAACATTTAGCGAGGCATTACAAGAAGAGGCCAAGAGCCGGAAAAGCCTGCACATGCACCTCGATCACTTTTCTCACGGAACTCGGCAGGTGCGTTATCAGCGGGGATCCCGCGGACGTACTACCACCGGAAAATGTCGAGTTTCTCAGGGGAATGAACAATTTAGATGTCATGCCGAACAATCTGCCTCCTCAAATCGACAGTAACCACTGGGGCCACTTGTGTAAATTGAGGAGAACGAAAGTGGAGACAGAAATAAGG GTAAAATGCTGCGCCGTAGAACTAGCCGAAGCTGAACAAACGGTCGCTCTGTATCAGAGGATGATTACAGCGAGCCAAAACCGAATCGGTCAACTGAAAGAGGCGCTCAGAGAGCACCGGATCTCAAGGCAAAGATTCGTCGAAGATATGGAGGTCCAGTTGGTCCTGAAGATGGGTCAGATCGAAGTACCTGCTCTCCTTGGCAACGTGAACGACTTTTCCGATGCGGTGTTGGTCCCTGCGGACGAGGTCAGAGCCGTCAACGACGCCATCGTCGACGCAGGTCGTCTGAAACTCTCCGCGATGAAGAGGACGATGGACTTTCGAAGGGGAATACTCTGCAAGGAGTGGCAACACTCTTACATGTGCAAATCTCTCGAGGATCTCAGGGCGGAAGTTAAATTATTGGAAGACGTTAAG GTGACCAAGGAGATACAAGATTACGTGAGGAGAGGCACCGCAAGTTCAACGAAGGAGAAGGACGTGCAGACGTTCGAGAGAGAAGTGGAGTCTATGAATCTA AGATTCGAGAGGATGGTCGAAGCCGAGCGAAAACATTTGGAGAATTTACGACAGCAGACCAAACACTGGAAAAGTAGAAACGAAAGACTAGACGCTATGATAGAAAGGATAAGCGTAACGAACGCCCGTAATTCTTCGGACGTTAAAAAAGAGGTGATTGACAAAGAGAGCAAGTTCACAAATAGCAGAATGGAAGCCATCATGAAGAGAACTAGATTGGTTAAGGACGTACAAGTCAGCTACAACGAGCTTCTCGGCTTACAATCCGAATTAGAACTCCTCAGGCTCAAGACCTATCCTACTTTGAAATTCAAGTCTGAAGGTCGGAAAGAACCGGCGATATGTAAGAAAGACGGCTCCGATACGTAG